A stretch of DNA from Temnothorax longispinosus isolate EJ_2023e chromosome 2, Tlon_JGU_v1, whole genome shotgun sequence:
AAATAggattcataaaaataatcgaacaTATTGAACATTGAAAGTGTCGCGTGCATCGTTGTTCAAACGAGACGATGATTCTCAGAATTGGTACAGTTATCAAAAGCGAAATTGACGCAACGACGTTTGCAGCAGTCAAAAAGAAGACCAAAGGATACTCTGAGAATCGCCGTCTCGAAATGGTTCCTGgcactctttttctttcccctTTCTTAATTCATCGGTCCTTCATTTCTCGCACACTGGCGGCTTCCTGTTTTCAATGCGGTCTGACTAATCGGGAATCGGGAAGAGATAGAGCAAAACCAGGGCGGATAGGAATGTGGCGAAAAGCATCGCGGACAGAACGCGGTCTTGAATCGTACGGAGTGAATCTGCGGCCGGCTCTTCGGTGCCACTCTCCCCCTCATCGCGAACAAGGAGAAGAGCGGTGACGAGACGCGCCAGAGCCTCCAGCCCGTACGCGTCCATGTAACCCACGTCCATGATTGCGTCCGCGTCCAATAACACCTCCTGCAACACCAACAACGATACTACTCAGTCCCAGTTTCTACTTTAACGCACTGCGAAAACATTTCTCACGTGGCCTTAAAACGTATATCTCTGTCCTCTCCGAGGAAGGTCTTATTTTTTACCAATAAGTATCAATAAGAAAAGAAGCGTTCCTCGGGGGTAGTCGTTCTATTACACCCCAGCCTATCACCGTGTTGTACAAGGAAATTATTTGCTTCCGCGAAAAAACTTTTGATAGAGTTGATTTATTTCTCTGATTCTCTTTATTGAACTTTGCTTTGTAACAATGCTTGTTAAAGTCGATTGCGATcaatttattcgtttattcCTTAATGATCTGTATCATAATATGTATCAAAAGTCCCATCTAGAAAACAATCGAGGAATATCGAGAGGAATGGATAGGAAAAAACAACAATAacatagtaatattttatgtgacgATTGatgaagaattatatatcgtTTGTAAAATTTAGGATAGTTAGTTCGTGTTAATCGATGAGATATTCGGATGATGGCAGGAAAGGTGAGAGCCCGAAGTATAGACTGTTCCCCGAAGAAGCAACACAAAAGCGAACTGGAATCTAAGGCACATGCAACTAAAGCTTCTTCgctaattcatttttttctctcctgatctcttgcatttttataactatatgCCCGTATGTCTCCTTAAAATCGGTTTGCAACTCGATCAAAAATCAGATGAAAATCGGGGACTGACTAGTAGTCGTTGAAAGTGTCATCGAGAAGTGACGGCTAGATTGCCGAAGCGTTAGTCACGATGTACACAGACGTTCGGTTACGAATAATGTGCGACAAATTTTTCCGTCCGACTGTTCACCAAGCAGGTTCGATAGATCTGATCTAAGAACGACGCTGGATGAAAGTATCGTCAATTGATAATCGTGCTTCATAAAGAGTAAGTTTTCGCACTAAGTATCCAGTTTTACACTCTACTCTTCTAATGAAGCACGCATGGTCGATCATATAGCATAATTACTATCATGATTCTCTCGCCATATCACcatttgttaaagaaaaaacagaaaCATTGGATTAATTCGATCGATATGGAAGTATCCACCGTATCAACATGTTCCATGATGTACATAAATGATGACAGCGTGTCTCATGCATGTGTAGTATACCCTAAGCGAAAGAGAAGCACAAACTTCTTcgaaactaattaataaaaataatgatgttTCTTACCTCATCAACGCCGATCTTCCGACATGCCTCGAGGAAGTTGTCAACGTTACGCCTACATCGTGCCATTGTCAGCTTAGGCTGCAAAAGAAATGTTGAGGTCAGTCTACTGGCACATGAAATGTGTCACAAAATGGCGAAAAAAGTACTCACTACAGCAGGAGAAGGAACGTGTATACTAGCAACTGATCGCGGTCTAACGTGGTTCGCTAGGTGACAGAGAACAACGCCGTCCGTTAACGCTGGCGCGAGGTCCTCCGGCAATGCCATCTTTAATCTCGTCTCTATGtgctattaaataaatatattcttgattATACTGCATATAGAGATAATTGCAATCACTTTTCGTTATAACGGTGCTTACATTTCGTAGTTGTTCGATGAGATCAGCCTCTTCTTTGGCACGTTCGAACTCTCTCCTCATAGTAAAGGAATACTTCTCAGGCACGTTACTATTCCACGTGACCGATCGCGGGGATTTCGGACTGCCGCCGTTTCTGCTTGGACTCTTGTTGCCTAATAAACACGCGTATACTATGAGCATATTGTGTAATCAAAGTTCTCTTTTGCGCTGCGTGAAATGTATAAGagcaattttttgtaaaatgtaaaattgctCTTATACATCAATTGCCAGTGCATTTATTTacaagtaaatttataatctcgATTTGGATTTTGtttagtttaaataattaccttCAACGTAACCAACCGCGGTTTTCACCAGCCTGGGCGCGTGTGCTGGACTTGTGTTCGTGGATAGGATACTACTCGAAGTTTTGATGGGCGAGCTAGGCTTTTTATAAGGTTGCTCGAGATATTTTCCGTTCTTATTGTTGTACTCGCCGTTGCTACCGTTGATGATCGGCGtgttttgataatttattcgcgACGGGGTAACCTTCTGCACTGGCCTCTTCAATGCGTTGTCCTCATTGAAGATTTGCTTGCCAGTCAGAGCAatagtttctttattattgcCCATGTCGGTTTCGTTCTGCGCCTCGTTGCCTGGAGGCGTCACTTGCTCGCGAGGTCTGTACACGCTTAGACCTTCGTTAGCCCTCTGCTGCTTCAAAGCTTCTTTGTACTCCCTAAGAATAAAATAGCTTGTAATATCAAAGCGCACGCTGTCATAGCTGCGTAGAAACATGATTTGATAACTTTCACGAATGTTATCTGATGATCCTTGCGAGTATGAATGATCAAAGCAAGacaactatataaaatatcgaaagcGTTATTACAATCTCACGCATTAATCCTCTAACTCGCGAGACTTtagaatgtaaataaaaaataatttttattaaaaatcgctAGATCTCGTTTCTAGTTTCTCAAAAAGACAATCAATCATATCTTAATTTATGTATCCATAAACAgtatgtatacattatatatatagtacatatatagtttaattGCAATCGAATACTCAGTCATCTAGAGAGGATTAATACGGCAAAATCACACGTTGTTGCtcaaatcatatataatatgtcaCAGCATTACCAGGCGCGCCTACCAGATGTGGATGAGTAAATGAGTAATATAAACGTGATAACATGAGATAAACTCGGACGGACAGGGGCTTTTGTTGATATGGCCCAAAGCAAAGTTACCTGTATGTTTGTATGTGATTGAACGGCCTCTTATCGTCGCCATTCACCATCATAGCGGGACCTGTTGCAGTTTGGAGCGGATGTACCGATTGCTGTACGGACGATATCTGCTGCGACTGACTCGTCAAATGCGTGGATTCCAGATGGCTGTAAAAAGGGATTGCCAGCCACGATAATGCACATGCATGCATGcaaatatacgtatgtatatatgtaaaactaCCGTGACAATTCGTATCACAATATCAAATGGCAAACATCGAGGGACGCGCTCGTTTGTTTCGAGGGAAAGCACGCGGATCGGGTAAATTAATCCACTGATCATCGTAGCGAGAGGCTTCACTCACCCCGGAGGCGTAATCGATGTGTGATGAAGGCCGGAGATCATCGGTCTTCTAATGTCTGCCCCATTTTCCGAGTTGCTCCTCTCTAATCTCCTCTTTTCCAGTTGATCGTGCAGTATCATCGCCTACAAGAGATTTCGCATGAGAgcgtgaattttaatttttaacatcttCGTAAAAGACATCTTAACAATTAAACAGAAACAGTTTTTAAGCTTAGCGTTAATTTAACTTCATCTTTttgatctttttaaatttaggatTAAAAATCTCCACCTCTGGATAAGACATAACGTTCTCAATTAGCTCTTAATTAGCATTCTGTTCTGCTTTAGaattacattttcaattatttttattataaatttcgaaataaattcttgTTAAAGGAAAATCAATCTTCGATACGTGAAAGAAATCACAAATATGAGAAAGCACATGATTTCGTCATGCATTAAATATACACAAATGCTCACTATTGATGCAGCATGTGCGTCCGTAATTTTGAAACATCGTTAACGTGACGTTTTATTGGGTCAAGGCTTTATAACGAGATTTGAGCGACAGCCAACGGCTCGTCGAGACAACTATCATTACACGTAGCTCGACTTGAGATCTATTCGACAGCTAAATATAGCGGCTATGTCATCCTTTAAATTCCGTAGTACAGTCTATTGCTTAAACACTTACTTCAAACAGAAATCTAAATAGTACGATAAACTTTTGATAACACAATAGCAGATATATCTTTTCCTAATCACTTATCAGTACCGTACTAACTATGCTCCTATCTCTTATAAAAACCTGACTTTTCTATCTTGGATAGTAGTCATGGCAAATCATTCGTATGAATAGAAGCGGCAAGTACGgcaatcgatatttttacttgctGAGTATAAGAACCAAAGAAGAGACTGAAATTATTCCTATACtcgaaaaaaaagcaaataatattattgatgaaatataaaaatgtgtatttcAGTATTCTTCATAacttaaatatcttttctcttgAAATAATCAGAATCACTATCTGGTTTTTGCGAAGGTGCTTGCATATTAGCCTACCTTGCCCAACTCATCCTCCAGGGACGTGTGCTCCCCGGGTGAAATCGTGCTGGGTGTCGACGTGCCGCTACAAGATCCATTCACGCCTACCTCGTGCGGTAGCGTTATCGAGAGCGGAGAGCATTCCTGCCGCCACAAGCCGCGAACTTCGCCGTCATGTACCTGCACGGTGGCCAAAAGGAGGCATGTAAAATCGTGAGTTGTGTGCATTTTGCGCACtagaatagaattttattcgtGCACTTTGTACAATGATTTTGATCAAAATGATCAAATGCGAAATCACTCGCCTCTCTCTTTttgtacaataaatttatacacaaagattgtataaaaatttacaaaaagattatattatctaacaatttttctaaaacagTACTAAGAGGtcatatgaataaaaaaactaaagacTTAAGAAAGAAGTCTAGGACAGCATTGGTTCTAAGGCAAAGATATGAAGTATGACCCACAGTGTGCTACtgttacaaaatattctaatagACACATCTACTAATGTCTACCTCTTTATTCACgcaaataagtattttaaCTACGTTGTATAAACAAATGCTGTAATATCTTCATTTATCTCTTCCAacattttcttcgttaaaaaaacAGAGATATTTACTTCACTTTAATCATtatatgaagaaatatatttatttattatgtttaatatctTCCGAAGTTTCCTTCAAAGAAGCAAAAGTGAAAGCGTTTGTGCTTCGGTTTATTCATATGACCGATTATCCGCACTGGATCTTCGGATCAGAGATCCACGGGCAATTCGGCAGTGGACTCGCCGAATAGCTTCGCAAGGAGATAGCTGTAGAGTGTGTGCAGAAGATGTAGCGATAGCGGAAAGGCCACGAGAGCGACGGCGAAACTAACCGCGCTGTGGATCTCCTGGGACCAACGTTTGTCGACGCCGTCGCTGGTGCTGTACCCGCTGTCGACGTTGTGCCGCCGGTGCGACCTCGTGTCCAACGTCGCGTGACCCCTCGCGTCCAGAGGTGCCCGCCGCGTTCGACCGCCTCTGGCCCTCTCGTGTTTCGCTGCCTGCCTCTCCAAGTACTTGAAAATGTGCGTTCGCCCGCGAATGCATAGCTGAAACCGGCAGTAAGAGAACGATCACCTTAGCCATATGAAATATCGGTGTTCTCAGCGAAGGAAAGACGACCCATATTTCCTTCGTTTCGTTGCCTCCCAGCGATATAGGTATTGAGTGATATTGAACGTTCTCGAGTAGCGAGGTAGCGAGCATAAAACTCAAATAAAGCCTCGAATAAAGTACAAAGCAAAAGGCACCGGTTTCGCAATCGATTCCGTAGGCAGACTGTGATCGAAGGAAAGTTCAATGGATGAAGTAATATCGCGTACggttttattagaaaaaatccGCTGAATAAGGAAGCGCGTAGGAGGACGTATCGCGGGAAGGAGATTTGAGCGCTTGAGCGAAAACGAACGAGTCATTAATGCTAATGCTCACCGAAGCAGGCGGCGAGGTCAATGGATTGTCGGACAGTCTGAAATCCACTAAGCTCTTCATCTTCCTCATCTCATTTGGA
This window harbors:
- the Lrch gene encoding leucine-rich repeat and calponin homology domain-containing protein isoform X3, translated to MAMVASNMSGHIQKQLTRSLERILEEAHLSGELKLSGRKLKDFPKVGKAGTAKYNLQDTVIADLSKNRFSELPEEVTEFPFLEKLHLYHNAIRIIPETVVMLQSLNYLDLSRNQLTSLPREICRLPLQTLLVAHNRLASLPDELGRMTALAELDAGCNEITSLPPRMGDLARLRSLDLRSNLLVHLPIELTYLRLVKLDISGNRISVLPNEMRKMKSLVDFRLSDNPLTSPPASLCIRGRTHIFKYLERQAAKHERARGGRTRRAPLDARGHATLDTRSHRRHNVDSGYSTSDGVDKRWSQEIHSAVHDGEVRGLWRQECSPLSITLPHEVGVNGSCSGTSTPSTISPGEHTSLEDELGKAMILHDQLEKRRLERSNSENGADIRRPMISGLHHTSITPPGHLESTHLTSQSQQISSVQQSVHPLQTATGPAMMVNGDDKRPFNHIQTYREYKEALKQQRANEGLSVYRPREQVTPPGNEAQNETDMGNNKETIALTGKQIFNEDNALKRPVQKVTPSRINYQNTPIINGSNGEYNNKNGKYLEQPYKKPSSPIKTSSSILSTNTSPAHAPRLVKTAVGYVEVYACLLGNKSPSRNGGSPKSPRSVTWNSNVPEKYSFTMRREFERAKEEADLIEQLRNHIETRLKMALPEDLAPALTDGVVLCHLANHVRPRSVASIHVPSPAVPKLTMARCRRNVDNFLEACRKIGVDENLVCCASDVLEGGRGVVRVAVTVSELLRFHQTRSPLQTSSSMPNHVPA
- the Lrch gene encoding leucine-rich repeat and calponin homology domain-containing protein isoform X2, with amino-acid sequence MAMVASNMSGHIQKQLTRSLERILEEAHLSGELKLSGRKLKDFPKVGKAGTAKYNLQDTVIADLSKNRFSELPEEVTEFPFLEKLHLYHNAIRIIPETVVMLQSLNYLDLSRNQLTSLPREICRLPLQTLLVAHNRLASLPDELGRMTALAELDAGCNEITSLPPRMGDLARLRSLDLRSNLLVHLPIELTYLRLVKLDISGNRISVLPNEMRKMKSLVDFRLSDNPLTSPPASLCIRGRTHIFKYLERQAAKHERARGGRTRRAPLDARGHATLDTRSHRRHNVDSGYSTSDGVDKRWSQEIHSAVHDGEVRGLWRQECSPLSITLPHEVGVNGSCSGTSTPSTISPGEHTSLEDELGKAMILHDQLEKRRLERSNSENGADIRRPMISGLHHTSITPPGHLESTHLTSQSQQISSVQQSVHPLQTATGPAMMVNGDDKRPFNHIQTYREYKEALKQQRANEGLSVYRPREQVTPPGNEAQNETDMGNNKETIALTGKQIFNEDNALKRPVQKVTPSRINYQNTPIINGSNGEYNNKNGKYLEQPYKKPSSPIKTSSSILSTNTSPAHAPRLVKTAVGYVEGNKSPSRNGGSPKSPRSVTWNSNVPEKYSFTMRREFERAKEEADLIEQLRNHIETRLKMALPEDLAPALTDGVVLCHLANHVRPRSVASIHVPSPAVPKLTMARCRRNVDNFLEACRKIGVDEEVLLDADAIMDVGYMDAYGLEALARLVTALLLVRDEGESGTEEPAADSLRTIQDRVLSAMLFATFLSALVLLYLFPIPD
- the Lrch gene encoding leucine-rich repeat and calponin homology domain-containing protein isoform X1; translation: MAMVASNMSGHIQKQLTRSLERILEEAHLSGELKLSGRKLKDFPKVGKAGTAKYNLQDTVIADLSKNRFSELPEEVTEFPFLEKLHLYHNAIRIIPETVVMLQSLNYLDLSRNQLTSLPREICRLPLQTLLVAHNRLASLPDELGRMTALAELDAGCNEITSLPPRMGDLARLRSLDLRSNLLVHLPIELTYLRLVKLDISGNRISVLPNEMRKMKSLVDFRLSDNPLTSPPASLCIRGRTHIFKYLERQAAKHERARGGRTRRAPLDARGHATLDTRSHRRHNVDSGYSTSDGVDKRWSQEIHSAVHDGEVRGLWRQECSPLSITLPHEVGVNGSCSGTSTPSTISPGEHTSLEDELGKAMILHDQLEKRRLERSNSENGADIRRPMISGLHHTSITPPGHLESTHLTSQSQQISSVQQSVHPLQTATGPAMMVNGDDKRPFNHIQTYREYKEALKQQRANEGLSVYRPREQVTPPGNEAQNETDMGNNKETIALTGKQIFNEDNALKRPVQKVTPSRINYQNTPIINGSNGEYNNKNGKYLEQPYKKPSSPIKTSSSILSTNTSPAHAPRLVKTAVGYVEVYACLLGNKSPSRNGGSPKSPRSVTWNSNVPEKYSFTMRREFERAKEEADLIEQLRNHIETRLKMALPEDLAPALTDGVVLCHLANHVRPRSVASIHVPSPAVPKLTMARCRRNVDNFLEACRKIGVDEEVLLDADAIMDVGYMDAYGLEALARLVTALLLVRDEGESGTEEPAADSLRTIQDRVLSAMLFATFLSALVLLYLFPIPD
- the Lrch gene encoding leucine-rich repeat and calponin homology domain-containing protein isoform X4 gives rise to the protein MAMVASNMSGHIQKQLTRSLERILEEAHLSGELKLSGRKLKDFPKVGKAGTAKYNLQDTVIADLSKNRFSELPEEVTEFPFLEKLHLYHNAIRIIPETVVMLQSLNYLDLSRNQLTSLPREICRLPLQTLLVAHNRLASLPDELGRMTALAELDAGCNEITSLPPRMGDLARLRSLDLRSNLLVHLPIELTYLRLVKLDISGNRISVLPNEMRKMKSLVDFRLSDNPLTSPPASLCIRGRTHIFKYLERQAAKHERARGGRTRRAPLDARGHATLDTRSHRRHNVDSGYSTSDGVDKRWSQEIHSAVHDGEVRGLWRQECSPLSITLPHEVGVNGSCSGTSTPSTISPGEHTSLEDELGKAMILHDQLEKRRLERSNSENGADIRRPMISGLHHTSITPPGEYKEALKQQRANEGLSVYRPREQVTPPGNEAQNETDMGNNKETIALTGKQIFNEDNALKRPVQKVTPSRINYQNTPIINGSNGEYNNKNGKYLEQPYKKPSSPIKTSSSILSTNTSPAHAPRLVKTAVGYVEVYACLLGNKSPSRNGGSPKSPRSVTWNSNVPEKYSFTMRREFERAKEEADLIEQLRNHIETRLKMALPEDLAPALTDGVVLCHLANHVRPRSVASIHVPSPAVPKLTMARCRRNVDNFLEACRKIGVDEEVLLDADAIMDVGYMDAYGLEALARLVTALLLVRDEGESGTEEPAADSLRTIQDRVLSAMLFATFLSALVLLYLFPIPD